Proteins co-encoded in one Aspergillus fumigatus Af293 chromosome 6, whole genome shotgun sequence genomic window:
- a CDS encoding putative Snf1 kinase complex beta-subunit Gal83, with protein sequence MGNNPSKGPSGDAPPSSASSNLSAPAGDKKVNRRPSTNAISGAAKATAADPSASIETATGHSATARQTPVQQRLQSRNITDSSRGNSERHDRHDAKKAEPHYRDIPSPDPSNPVQVPVSRAAARNDATVAPSGPPLNTYYSASTHLQRPPRMPLPIGDATATPGSPIIGPEDSHIGFVSGDRSLGEQASQDNAGITNTAIDDEETLDELEPYTPSGVGRAVPTCIEWNGPGEKVYVTGTFVNWEKKYRLHRNESNPGVMSTTLNLRPGTHHLKFIVDGEMRASDNLPTAVDFTNHLVNYIEVSADDVNQSRRGSDRTNKSAVPSGVHPPQVIPNLIGDDRNGVENQSDKEEPEEIPLGDFQTIIPQFLVDLDKDEDSPEYQQAANVIGDTPTPPSLPLFLGKSILNGTTPMKDDSSVLNYPNHTVLNHLATSSIKNGVLATSVTTRYKRKYVTTILYKPTSHITG encoded by the exons ATGGGCAACAATCCTTCAAAGGGCCCTTCCGGAGATGCTCCGCCAAGTTCGGCCTCATCAAATTTATCGGCTCCCGCAGGCGATAAGAAGGTGAATCGCCGGCCGTCAACCAACGCAATATCCGGGGCAGCAAAGGCAACTGCGGCCGACCCCTCGGCATCTATTGAGACAGCAACAGGACATTCGGCCACGGCACGTCAAACTCCAGttcagcagcgccttcaaTCGCGCAATATTACAGACTCTTCTAGGGGTAATTCCGAGCGACACGACCGACATGATGCAAAGAAAGCAGAGCCTCACTACAGGGATATTCCCTCACCGGATCCTTCGAATCCTGTGCAAGTACCAGTTTCTCGGGCTGCTGCCAGAAATGATGCGACTGTAGCACCGTCTGGCCCACCTCTCAACACATATTATAGTGCTTCCACCCACCTTCAACGTCCGCCTCGGATGCCCCTACCCATCGGCGATGCAACCGCTACTCCAGGTTCACCGATCATCGGACCAGAGGACTCCCATATCGGTTTTGTCTCGGGCGACCGTTCATTGGGCGAACAAGCAAGTCAAGACAATGCAGGCATCACCAATACTGCCATTGACGATGAGGAGACGCTTGACGAGCTCGAACCATATACCCCGAGCGGTGTAGGCAGGGCTGTACCAACATGTATCGAATGGAATGGCCCTGGAGAAAAAGTATACGTTACTGGTACCTTTGTGAACTGGGAAAAGAAATATCGTCTTCACAGAAA TGAAAGTAATCCAGGGGTCATGTCCACAACGTTAAATCTCCGTCCTGGCACACACCATCTGAAGTTTATTGTGGATGGGGAAATGCGGGCTTCAGATAATCTGCCGACTGCAGTCGATTTTACGAATCATCTCGTCAACTACATTGAGGTCAGCGCGGACGACGTCAACCAATCGCGCAGGGGGAGTGATAGAACGAACAAAAGTGCAGTTCCTTCAGGGGTTCATCCTCCCCAGGTTATTCCCAATCTTATTGGGGACGACCGCAATGGTGTCGAAAATCAGTCGGACAAGGAAGAACCAGAGGAGATTCCCTTGGGAGACTTTCAGACTATCATCCCCCAATTTCTTGTCGATCttgacaaggatgaagacaGTCCAGAATACCAGCAAGCCGCTAATGTGATTGGTGATACTCCTACGCCCCCAAGTCTTCCACTTTTCTTGGGTAAATCGATCCTCAACGGCACGACGCCGATGAAAGATGACAGCAGTGTTCTCAACTATCCTAATCATACAGTACTCAATCATCTCGCGACGAGTAGCATCAAAAATGGCGTTCTGGCAACCAGTGTGACTACCAGATACAAAAGAAAG TATGTCACAACGATACTGTACAAGCCGACCAGCCACATCACAGGCTAG
- the kae1 gene encoding O-sialoglycoprotein endopeptidase: MIAIGLEGSANKLGVGIMLHPEDGSTPRVLANIRHTYVSPPGEGFLPKDTARHHRSWVVKLVKRALREARISVRDVDCICFTKGPGMGAPLQSVAVAARMLSLLWGKELVGVNHCVGHIEMGRLITGSTNPVVLYVSGGNTQVIAYSSQRYRIFGETLDIAVGNCLDRFARTLHISNDPAPGYNIEQLAKKGKQLVDLPYTVKGMDCSFSGILAAIDGLAASYGLNGEEKEEEGAGDDSKPTRADLCFSLQETVFSMLVEITERAMAHVGSKEVLIVGGVGCNERLQEMMGIMARDRGGSVHATDERFCIDNGIMIAQAGLLAYKTGFRTPLKESTCTQRFRTDDVFVKWRD; the protein is encoded by the exons ATGATTGCCATCGGACTCGAAGGCTCCGCCAACAAACTTGGGGTGGGCATTATGCTCCATCCCGAGGATGGCAGCACCCCGCGGGTCCTTGCTAATATCCGTCACACCTATGTCTCCCCTCCAGGTGAGGGATTTCTTCCCAAGGATACTGCGCGGCACCACCGCTCTTGGGTAGTGAAGCTTGTAAAGAGAGCGCTCAGAGAAGCTCGTATCTCAGTGCGTGATGTGGACTGCATCTGCTTTACCAAGGGCCCTGGCATGGGTGCTCCGCTTCAGAGCGTCGCTGTGGCTGCCCGGATGCTGAGTTTATTATGGGGCAAAGAGTTAGTTGGTGTGAACCATTGCGTTGGAC ATATTGAAATGGGCAGACTAATCACTGGCTCCACCAACCCTGTCGTTCTATACGTCTCAGGAGGTAACACACAGGTGATTGCCTACAGTTCGCAAAGGTACCGGATCTTCGGCGAAACCCTCGATATCGCTGTGGGCAACTGCCTGGACAGATTCGCCCGGACATTGCACATCTCCAATGATCCCGCACCAGGGTACAACATTGAGCAACTagcgaagaagggcaagcAGCTGGTCGATTTGCCGTACACAGTGAAGGGCATGGACTGCTCCTTTTCGGGGATTCTCGCCGCCATTGACGGATTGGCTGCATCCTACGGCTTGAAcggcgaagagaaagaggaagaaggtgcAGGAGATGACTCCAAACCGACACGCGCGGATCTGTGCTTCTCGCTCCAGGAGACTGTGTTTTCCATGCTCGTGGAGATTACCGAGCGCGCCATGGCGCATGTGGGCTCAAAGGAAGTCCTCATAGTCGGCGGCGTCGGGTGCAATGAACGATTACAAGAGATGATGGGAATCATGGCTCGCGATCGCGGTGGTAGTGTCCATGCGACGGATGAGAGATTCTGTATTGACAATGGAATTATGATCGCACAGGCAGGTTTGCTCGCGTACAAGACTGGTTTCCGCACCCCGTTGAAGGAGTCGACTTGTACACAGCGGTTCCGAACGGACGACGTGTTTGTAAAATGGAGAGATTAA
- a CDS encoding ribosomal lysine N-methyltransferase, translating to MSSTTHFPDSDSFQRQSDEFITWLAGKPGVKINSKISIADLRSKSAGRGVVARSDIFDGEELFSIPRGLVLSAQNSKLKDLLSQDLEELGPWLSLILVMMYEYLLGEQSAWAPYFKILPKSFDTLMFWSPSELRELQGSAIVSKIGKEGAEDSIMQMIAPVVRANPSLFPSVDGLASWDGEAGSHALLRLAHIMGSLIMAYAFDIEKVEDEDDENNDEEDGYVTDDEQDQSSKGMVPLADILNADADRNNARLFQEDDSLVMKAIKPIRVGEEIFNDYGELPRADLLRRYGYVTDNYAQYDVVELSLDQICRSAGLQNADIESYPPLAFLEDLELLDDGYVIPRPSPEDSLTDFLPDELLVLVKTLTLSSEQLEHQKSKSKAPKPSFGHAEAAILLKAVQLVGSQYPTTVAQDEEILSGLVQSEAFQPLNQTDRRQKMAIQVRLGEKYILQTLANMLEKFITNSAQSNGGSGLKRGANGDSGDSRRTKAPKN from the exons ATGTCGTCCACAACCCACTTTCCTGATTCCGACAGCTTCCAGCGTCAGTCAGATGAGTTTATCACATGGCTGGCTGGAAAGCCGGGTGTGAAGATCAATTCGAAAATCAGTATTGCTGATCTACGATCAAAATCTGCTGGGAGGGGTGTAG TGGCTCGGTCTGATATCTTCGACGGCGAAGAGCTTTTCTCCATCCCCCGCGGACTCGTTCTGTCGGCTCAGAATTCGAAGTTGAAGGATCTGCTCTCACAGGATTTGGAGGAATTAGGCCCATGGCtgtctctgattctggtGATGATGTACGAATATCTCTTAGGAGAGCAATCTGCTTGGGCACCGTACTTCAAAATTCTTCCTAAGAGCTTTGATACCCTGATGTTCTGGTCCCCTTCTGAACTTCGGGAGCTGCAAGGCAGTGCAATCGTTAGCAAGATAGGGAAAGAGGGTGCTGAAGACTCGATCATGCAGATGATTGCACCGGTTGTGAGAGCCAatccttctctctttccGTCAGTTGACGGCCTAGCCTCCTGGGACGGTGAAGCAGGCTCCCACGCCCTTCTGCGCTTAGCTCATATCATGGGGTCCCTTATTATGGCTTATGCATTTGATATTGAAaaggttgaagatgaagatgacgagaataatgacgaagaagacggtTATGTGACCGATGATGAGCAGGACCAGTCGTCTAAAGGCATGGTACCACTGGCAGACATCCTCAACGCGGATGCGGATCGAAATAAT GCACGCCTCTTTCAAGAGGACGATTCCTTGGTCATGAAAGCCATCAAACCCATTCGCGTTGGAGAGGAGATTTTCAACGACTATGGAGAATTACCCCGTGCCGATCTCCTGAGGCGCTACGGTTATGTAACCGACAACTATGCTCAGTACGATGTGGTCGAATTGTCGCTTGACCAAATCTGCCGGTCGGCCGGTCTTCAAAATGCGGACATTGAAAGTTATCCTCCG CTCGCCTTCTTGGAAGATTTGGAACTCCTCGATGACGGATATGTCATTCCCAGGCCCTCGCCCGAAGACTCGCTTACAGACTTCCTTCCAGATGAGCTTCTAGTGTTGGTCAAGACGCTCACACTCTCCTCAGAGCAATTAGAGCATCAAAAATCGAAGAGCAAAGCCCCAAAACCGTCGTTTGGCCACGCCGAAGCTGCCATTCTGCTCAAGGCCGTCCAGCTCGTGGGCAGCCAATACCCCACAACTGTTGCccaggatgaggagattcTTTCGGGGCTCGTCCAGTCTGAAGCATTTCAACCCCTGAACCAAACCGACCGACGACAGAAGATGGCTATTCAGGTTCGCCTGGGTGAGAAATATATCTTGCAAACTCTGGCCAACATGCTCGAGAAGTTCATCACGAACTCCGCTCAGTCTAACGGAGGGTCCGGTCTCAAACGAGGCGCCAACGGCGACAGTGGCGATTCTAGGAGAACGAAAGCTCCCAAGAACTGA